The window GACCTGCGTATTCTTTCTCGCTAAGTTGGAAGTCCGCTGGAAGCTTTCTGGACGGGCAAACGTCTCGTCATATTTATGCAGTAATTTAAGACTCCCTCTTAAAACAAGTCATATACCACTTGTGAGAACCGTCACGAGAGGCCATTAACGGAGGGCGGAAAAGCAGATTGGCGGGGTTAACTTGCCGATCGGACTTCTGCCTGAAGTTGGGAAGCCCCCTCGTAAGTAGGTTGTGAGAGTCACGCAGAGCCTGGGGAGGTTCACTGATATGTTGTACGATAAATCCCATGAGAGGGACAACTGTGGTTTCGGCCTGATCGCCCACATAGAAGGCGAACCTAGCCACAAGGTGGTGCGCACCGCCATTCACGCGCTAGCCCGCATGCAGCACCGTGGCGCCATTCTTGCCGACGGCAAGACCGGTGACGGTTGCGGCCTGTTACTGCAAAAACCCGATCGCTTTTTCCGCATGGTGGCGGAAGAGCGCGGCTGGCGTTTAGCCAAGAACTACGCCGTTGGCATGATGTTCCTCAGCCAGAATGAAGAGGAAGCTCGCGCCAGCCGCCGCATTGTAGAAGAAGAGCTGCAAAACGAAACGCTGTCGATCGTCGGCTGGCGTGAAGTGCCGACCAACCCGGACGTGCTGGGTGAGATCGCACTCTCTTCCCTGCCGCGCATCGAACAAATTTTCGTTAACGCCCCGGCCGGCTGGCGCCCGCGCGATATGGAACGCCGCCTGTTCGTGGCGCGCCGCCGTATCGAGAAACGCGTCCAGGACGACAGCTTCTACGTCTGCAGCTTCTCCAACCTGGTGACGATCTATAAAGGCCTGTGCATGCCTGCGGATCTGCCGCGCTTTTATCTCGACCTGGCGGACCTGCGTCTGGAATCGGCCATCTGCCTGTTCCACCAGCGCTTCTCCACCAACACCGTGCCGCGCTGGCCGCTGGCGCAGCCGTTCCGTTATCTGGCGCACAACGGTGAAATCAACACCATCACCGGCAACCGCCAATGGGCCCGCGCCCGTACCTATAAATTCCAGACGCCGCTGATCCCGGATCTGCAGGCCGCCGCGCCGTTCGTCAACGAAACCGGTTCCGACTCCAGCTCGCTGGACAACATGCTGGAGCTGCTGCTGGCGGGCGGTATGGACCTGATCCGCGCCATGCGCCTGCTGGTGCCGCCGGCCTGGCAGAACAACCCGGACATGGACACCGATCTGCGCGCCTTCTTCGATTTCAACTCGATGCACATGGAGCCGTGGGACGGCCCGGCCGGCATCGTGATGTCCGACGGCCGCTACGCCGCCTGTAACCTCGACCGCAACGGCCTGCGCCCGGCGCGCTATGTGATAACCAAAGACAAGCTGATCACCTGCGCCTCTGAAGTCGGCATTTGGGATTACCAGCCGGACGAAGTGGTGGAAAAAGGCCGCGTCGGCCCCGGCGAGCTGATGGTGATCGACACCCGCAGCGGCCGTATCCTGCATTCGGCGGAAACCGACAACGATCTGAAAAGCCGCCACCCGTATAAAGAGTGGATGGAAAAGAACGTCAAGCGCCTGGTGCCGTTCGAAGACCTGCCGGACGATCGGGTAGGCAGCCGCGAACTGGACGACGCACAGCTCGAAACCTACCAGAAGCAGTTCGGCTACAGCAGCGAAGAGCTGGATCAGGTGCTGCGCGTGCTGGGTGAAATCGGCCAGGAAGCCACCGGCTCCATGGGTGACGATACTCCGTTCGCCGTGCTCTCCAGCCGCCCGCGCATCGTCTATGACTATTTCCGCCAGCAGTTCGCGCAGGTGACCAACCCGCCGATCGATCCGCTGCGCGAAGCGCACGTGATGTCGCTGGGCACCAATATCGGCCGCGAAATGAACGTGTTTTGCGAAGCCGAGGGCCAGGCGCATCGCCTGAGCTTTAAATCGCCGATCCTGCTGTACTCCGACTTCCAGCAGCTCACCACGCTGGAAGGCGAATACTACCGCGCCGAAACGCTCGATCTGACCTTCGATCCGGCCGAGCAGGATCTGGAGCAGAAGATCCACGCCTTGTGCGACGAGGCGGAACAAAAAGCCCGCGACGGCGCAGTGCTGCTGGTGCTCTCCGATCGCGCCATTGCGCCGAACCGCTTGCCGGTACCGGCACCGATGGCGGTGGGTGCGGTGCAAACCCGCCTGGTGGAACAGAATCTGCGTTGCGACGCCAACATCATCGTAGAAACCGCCAGCGCCCGTGACCCGCACCACTTCGCCGTGCTGCTCGGCTTCGGCGCCACCGCCGTCTATCCGTACCTGGCCTATGAAACGCTGGCCAAGCTGGTCGACAGCCAGGCGATCGACAAACAGTACCGCGACGTGATGCTGAACTACCGCAACGGCATCAACAAAGGCCTGTACAAGATCATGTCCAAAATGGGCATCTCGACCATCGCCTCCTACCGCTGCGCCAAGCTGTTTGAAGCGGTCGGCCTGCATCGCTCCCTGTGCGACCTGTGCTTCCAGGGCGTGGTCAGCCGCATCGGCGGCGCCAGCTTCAGCGACTTCCAGCAGGATCTGCAAAACCTGTCCAAACGCGCCTGGCTGAAACGCAAACCGTTGGAACAGGGCGGCCTGTTGAAGTTTGTACACGGCGGCGAATACCACGCCTACAACCCGGACGTGGTCAGCACGCTGCAAAAAGCGGTGCACAGCGGCGATTACGGCGACTACCAGGCTTACGCCAAGCTGGTGAACGAACGCCCGGTCGCCATGCTGCGCGACCTGCTGGCCATCACGCCGCAGGGCGCGCCGATCCCGGTCGATCAGGTTGAACCGGCGGAATCGCTGTTCAAACGCTTCGACACCGCGGCGATGTCGATCGGTGCCCTGAGCCCGGAAGCGCACGAGTCGCTGGCTATCGCCATGAACAGCCTCGGCGGCTTCTCCAACTCCGGCGAAGGCGGCGAAGACCCGGCGCGTTACGGCACCAACAAAGTGTCGCGCATCAAGCAGGTGGCCTCCGGCCGCTTTGGCGTGACCCCGGCCTACCTGATCAACGCCGACGTCATCCAGATTAAAGTGGCGCAGGGCGCCAAGCCGGGCGAAGGCGGCCAGCTGCCGGGTGATAAAGTGACCCCTTATATCGCCAAGCTGCGTTACTCGGTGCCGGGCGTGACCCTGATCTCCCCGCCGCCGCACCACGATATCTATTCGATTGAAGACCTGGCGCAGTTGATCTTCGATCTGAAGCAGGTCAACCCGAAGGCGGTGATCTCGGTGAAACTGGTTTCCGAACCGGGCGTCGGCACCATCGCCACCGGCGTGGCGAAAGCCTATGCCGATCTGATCACCATTGCCGGCTACGACGGCGGCACCGGCGCCAGCCCGCTGTCTTCGGTGAAATACGCCGGCTGCCCGTGGGAACTCGGCCTGGTGGAAACCCAGCAGGCGCTGGTGGCCAACGGCCTGCGCCATAAAATCCGCCTGCAGGTGGACGGCGGCCTGAAAACCGGCGTGGATATCGTCAAAGCGGCGATCCTCGGCGCGGAAAGCTTCGGCTTCGGCACCGGCCCAATGGTGGCGCTGGGTTGTAAATATCTGCGCATTTGCCACCTGAACAACTGCGCCACCGGCGTAGCGACCCAGGACGACAAACTGCGCCGCGACCACTACCACGGCCTGCCGGAGCGCGTGACCAACTACTTCCAGTTCATCGCGCGCGAAACCCGCGAAATCATGGCGCAGCTGGGCGTCAGCCAGCTGGTTGACCTGATTGGCCGCACCGAGTTCCTGACCGAGCTGGACGGCATTTCCGCCAAGCAGAACAAGCTGGATCTGTCGCCGCTGCTGAAAACCGCCACCCCGCATCCGGGCAAGGCGCTGTACTGCACCGAAGGCAGCAACCCGCCGTTCGACAAGGGCCTGCTGAACAAAGAGCTGCTGGCGCAGGCGGAACCGCATATCGAAGCGAAGCACAGCAAAACCTTCTACTTCGATATCCGCAACACCGACCGCTCGGTGGGCGCCATGTTGTCCGGCGCTATCGCCACCGTGCATGGCGATCAGGGCATGGCGGCCGATCCTATCAAGGCGCACTTCTCCGGCACCGCCGGGCAGAGCTTTGGCGTGTGGAACGCCGGCGGCGTTGAGCTGACCCTGACCGGCGACGCCAACGACTATGTCGGCAAGGGCATGGCCGGCGGCAGCATCGCGGTGCGCCCGCCAATCGGCTCCGCATTCCGCAGCCATGAGGCCAGCATCATCGGCAACACCTGCCTGTATGGCGCCACCGGCGGCAAGCTGTTCGCCGCAGGCCGCGCCGGTGAACGCTTCGCGGTGCGCAACTCCGGCGCCATCACCGTGGTGGAAGGCATCGGCGACAACGGTTGTGAATACATGACCGGCGGCATCGTCTGCGTGTTGGGCAAAACCGGCATCAACTTTGGCGCGGGCATGACCGGCGGTTTCGCCTACGTGCTGGATGAAGACGGCGAGTTCCGCAAACGCGTGAACCCGGAGCTGGTGGAAGTGCTGGACGTCGATCAACTGGCGATCCACGAAGAACACCTGCGCGGCCTGATCACCGAGCACGTGCAGGCCACCGGCTCGTCGCGTGCGGAAGAGATCCTGGCCAACTGGCCTGAATGGGCGCCGAAGTTCGCCCTGGTCAAGCCGAAGTCCAGCGATGTCAAAGCATTGTTGGGTCACCGTAGTCGTTCCGCAGCCGAGCTGCGGGTTCAGGCGCAGTAAGAGGTAGGTCATCAATGAGTCAGAATGTTTATCAATTTATCGACCTGCAGCGCGTTGATCCGCCAAAAAAACCGCTGAAGATCCGTAAAATTGAGTTCGTAGAGATCTACGAACCCTTTTCGGAAACCCAGGCGAAAGCGCAGGCCGACCGCTGTTTGTCCTGCGGCAACCCTTATTGCGAATGGAAATGCCCGGTTCACAACTACATCCCGAACTGGCTGAAGCTGGCGAACGAAGGCCGCATCATGGAGGCGGCGGATCTGGCGCACCAGACCAACAGCCTGCCGGAAGTATGCGGCCGCGTTTGCCCGCAGGACCGCCTGTGCGAAGGTTCCTGCACGTTGAACGATGAGTTCGGCGCGGTGACCATCGGCAACATCGAGCGTTATATCAGCGATAAAGCGATCGAAATGGGTTGGAAACCGGACATGTCCCACGTGCAGCCGACCGGCAAGCGCGTAGCGGTCATCGGCGCCGGCCCGGCAGGTTTGGCCTGCGCCGACGTGCTGACCCGCAACGGCGTGAAAGCGGTGGTATACGATCGTCATCCGGAGATCGGCGGCCTGCTGACCTTCGGCATCCCGGCCTTCAAGCTGGAAAAAGAGGTGATGATCAAACGCCGCGGCATCTTCAGCGAGATGGGCATCGAGTTCCAGCTGAATACCGAAGTGGGCAAAGACGTCAGCATGGAAACGCTGCTGAACGAGTTCGATGCGGTGTTCCTGGGCGTCGGCACCTATCAGTCGATGCGCGGTGGCCTTGAGAACGAAGAGGCGCCGGGCGTTTACGACGCGCTGCCGTTCCTGATCGCCAACACCAAGCAGCTGATGGGCTATGAGGCCGAGCAGCATGAGCCGTACGTCAGCATGGAAGGCAAGCGCGTGCTGGTGCTGGGCGGGGGCGACACCGCGATGGACTGCGTGCGCACCTCGATCCGCCAGGGGGCCACCGAGGTGACCTGCGCCTACCGCCGCGACGAAGCCAACATGCCGGGCTCCAAGCGCGAAGTGAAAAACGCTCGCGAGGAAGGGGTAGAGTTCAAATTCAACCTGCAGCCGCTGAGCATTGAACTGAACGGCGCCGGCCGCGTGGCCGGGGTGAAAATGGTGCGCACTCAGCTGGGCGCGCCGGACGCCAACGGCCGCCAGGTGGCCGAGCAGGTGCCCGGCTCTGAACATGTGATCGACGCCGATGCGGTGGTGATGGCGTTCGGTTTCCGCCCGCACCGGATGGACTGGCTGGCGGCGCACGACGTGCAGCTCGACAAACAGGGCCGCATTCTGGCGCCGGAAAGCACCGACAACGCTTTCCAAACCAGCAACCCGAAAATCTTCGCCGGCGGTGACGCGGTGCGCGGTTCGGACCTGGTGGTAACGGCGATCGCCGAAGGCCGCAAGGCCGCCGACGGCATCATGAATTATCTGGAAGTGTAATCCAGCGCTCTCGCCACAGGGCCCGGCATGCCGGGCCCTGTGTTTTTCCGCCAGCCGCCACGCTTTGTAACAACCTCCCCCGCCATCCCCTCGCCAACGCGCTATAGTATTCAGTTAGCATCACTCAGGAGCGCGGCGGCGCCTGACATCTTGATAAGGATAGCCAACATGAAATGCTCAATTTCCTTGCTGGCCGGCGCTTTGCTGGCCGTCAGTTTCGCTTCCTCAGCGCGAGCGCTGGATTCTCAGGAGGTGGGTTACAACATCGAAGCGCGCGGCGCCGCGCCGGTGGTGGCGCAGTTAGCCAAGGCCGGCCAGCTGCAGGCGGTGGAAGACAGCATCAGGCTGGGCGACGACAGCTGGATTGCGCTGGCGCCCAAGCTGGCCAACGGCGGCAACGCCAGGTTCACCACCGGCATAAAGTCGGCCCTGTCTTCAGCCCTGGTCTACAACCCGGCGGCGGTGCTGCATGCGCTCAACAAGGGCAACAACCTGCCAATCAATGACATCTGCACCGCTCCGCCGGAGGTTCAGGGCGACACCGCCATCACCAGCTTCCGCCAGCGCGCCACCCACGCGCTCTCCATGGTGCGCGTCGGCGATCTCAGCGCGCCGCGCGACGCCTGCATTGCGGCGTTGAAAGGCTGATACGCCGGGTAGGGGCAATAAAAAAGGTCCCGCATGCGGGACCTTCTCATTTTGCTGCGGCAGGCTTATTTCACCACGCGCAGCGCCGGGCGGCCACCGCGCGGCGGCTGGGGCGGCTCGTCATCCGGATCCTGGTCATCGCCGATATCCGGGCGGTCGCCGTCAATCACCGACATCAGGCTTTCCGAAGGGAAAGTCTCACTGTCCAGCCCCTCAAAGGTGCCTTCCGCCTCGTAGGCGGCTTCCGGTTCGAACATGGTGCCTGCGCCGTTCTCACGGGCATAGATAGCCAGCACCGCGGCCATCGGCACCGAAACCTGACGCGGCACGCCGCCGAAGCGCGCATTGAAGTGCACTTCTTCGTTGCCCAGCTCCAGATTCCCGACCGCACGCGGCGCAATGTTCAGCACAATCTGGCCGTCGCGGGCGAACTCCATCGGCACCTGCACGTCAGGACGCGTGACGTCCACCACCAGGTGCGGCGTCAGCTGGTTATCAAGCAGCCAGTCATAGAAGGCCCGCAGCAGGTACGGACGGCGCGGAGTCATCTGAGACATGTCCATAATGCTTAGCCCCGGGTCTGCAGGCGCATTTCGCGCTCGGCTTCGGTCAGGGAGGCCAGGAACGCGTCGCGTTCGAACACGCGGGTCATATAGCCTTTCAGCTCTTTGGAGCCTGCGCCGCTCAGTTCAATGCCCAACTGCGGCAAACGCCACAGCAGCGGCGCCAGATAGCAATCCACCAGGCTGAACTCTTCGCTCATAAAGTACGGCGTCTGGCCGAAGATCGGGGCGATCGCCAGCAGCTCTTCGCGCAGTTGGCGACGAGCGGATTCCGCTTCCTGGCCGCTGCTCTGCTCGATCTTGTACATCAGCGAGTACCAGTTTTTCTCGATACGCAGCATCATCAGACGGCTCTCGCCACGGGCGACCGGGTAAACCGGCATCAGCGGCGGGTGCGGGAAACGCTCGTCCAGATATTCCATGATGATGCGGGACTCATACAGGGTCAGCTCGCGATCGACCAGCGTAGGCACCGTTTGGTAAGGATTGAGGTCAATAAGATCCTGCGGCAGGTTGTCCATCTCGACCTGCTCGATCTCGACGCTGACACCTTTCTCCGCCAGTACGATGCGTACTTGATGGCTAAAGATGTCGGTCGGGCCAGAAAACAGCGTCATTACCGAACGTTTGTTGGCAGCGACAGCCATGAAAACCTCCAAGTTATCTAGAAAATACTGCGAATAGCCAACTTCCCTTCTTCTTTCATGCCGCAGCGGTGTTGGCTTCCCTCTCTCACCCCGGTTACTTGGAAATCCAAGCTCCAGGGATGCGTTCGGTTGTCGCCCTGCTGCACCCTGAAATTTATCGGGTTACCAGGCTGCTATCCTGAGTGATCTTGCCGCATACCGGCAGTTAGCAATCAACCTGGGTCATAAAAACCGGCCTCGGAGGTAAACTGCACGGCAAACAGGCGCAAAAGTGGATGATAGTTTACCAGATTTTGCTTGTTTTGTGGGGACCCTGCGGTGATTTCGTATCGAATTGTCTGATATACCACAGATTTTAGTAGGGATATGGGGGATTTCAGGCATAAAAAAACCCGGTGAAGCACCGGGTTTTTTGCGTAAATCGCACTGCCGAAGCAGTAGAAATTAACGCTTGGAGAACTGCGGACGGCGACGTGCTTTACGCAGGCCGACTTTCTTACGTTCAACCTGACGAGCGTCACGAGTGACGAAGCCAGCTTTACGCAGTTCAGAACGCAGAGTCTCGTCGTACTCCATCAGTGCACGGGTGATACCGTGACGGATAGCGCCAGCTTGACCGGAGATACCACCACCTTTAACGGTGATGTACAGATCCAGTTTGCCAACCATGTCGACCAGTTCCAGCGGCTGACGAACTACCATGCGGGCAGTTTCGCGACCGAAGTACTGTTCCAGGCTGCGCTGGTTGATAACGATGTTACCGTTGCCCGGCTTGATGAAGACGCGAGCGGCGGAGCTTTTGCGGCGACCAGTGCCGTAGTATTGATTTTCAGCCATTGCCATTAATCCCGATTAAATGTCCAGAACTTGCGGTTGCTGTGCCGCGTGATTGTGCTCGGTGCCCGCGTAAACTTTCAGTTTACGGAACATAGCACGACCCAGCGGGCCCTTTGGCAGCATGCCTTTAACCGCGATTTCAATCACGCGCTCAGGACGGCGGGCAATCATCTCTTCAAAGGTCGCTTGCTTGATACCACCGATGTGGCCGGTGTGGTGATAGTACACTTTGTCAGTACGCTTGTTGCCGGTTACAGCAACTTTTTCTGCGTTCAGAACGATGATGTAATCACCGGTATCCACATGCGGGGTGTATTCCGCTTTATGCTTGCCGCGCAGGCGACGAGCCAGTTCAGTAGCGAGACGGCCTAAAGTTTTACCATCTGCATCAACAACGTACCAGTCGCGTTTTACGGTTTCTGGTTTAGCTGTAAAAGTTTTCATTAGAAAGCTTACCCAATAATTAGTTACACGTTGGTGAACACCCAAACGCTCGAAAACAGTTGAGGCTCACACGACCATACAAGTCCAGCAAACCTACCCCTTCGAATAGCCATTGCCGGCACTATAAAGTTTTTGGGAAAAAAAACTTTGTTGTAACGTGGGGTCGCAAGATTATAGAGAAGTCGTTCGCAAAGATCGAACGGTTTTTGAATGGAAAATCAATTTATCGCCGGCCGCGCGCCACCGGCGATCCAACGGCGGCCTTCAGGGCAGATGCGGCAGCTTGAGATACTCTTCGCTCTGCATCTCCTGCAGGCGCGACAGGCAGCGTTGGTACTCAAACTTCAGCCGCTCCCCCTGGTAGATCTCGAACATCGACGCCTCGGCGGCGATCACCAGCTTGACGTGACGCTCGTAGAATTCGTCCACCAGCGCCAGGAAGCGGCGCGCGGTGTTCTCTTTCAGCGGGCCCATCACCTGTACATTATACAGCATCACGCTGTGGTACAGGCGCGACAGAGCAATATAGTCGAGCTGGCTGCGCGCTTCTTCGCACAGGGTATGGAAATCTACCGCCAGCACGCCGTCCACAGCGCGTATTGCCTGCAGCGGCCGGTGATTGATCTGCAATACCGGCGCCTCTTCCCCGGCCTTGCCCGCCAATTTCAAGAACATCCGGTCCATGGTTTCTCGCGTCTGCTCATTGAGCGGCGTCAGATACAGGTGCGCCTGCGTTAAGGTGCGCAGGCGGTAGTCGATGCCGGCGTCGACGTTCATTACGTCGCAGTACTGGTTGATAAGATCGATAGCCGGCAGGAAGCGCGCACGCTGCAGGCCGTTGCGATACAAATCGTCCGGCGGAATGTTGGAGGTGGCCACCAGCGTAATGCCACGGGCGAACAGCGCCTGCAGCAAGGTAGCCAACAGCATGGCGTCGGTGATGTCGGAAACGAAGAACTCGTCGAAGCACAGCACGTCGGTTTGCGCTTTAAAACCGTCTGCGACGATCTCCAGCGGATTTTCCTGCCCCTGCAGCTCGGTCAGCTCTTCGTGCACCCGCAGCATAAAGCGGTGGAAATGCAGCCGCAGCTTGCGTTCCCCCGGCAGGCTGTGGACGAACAGGTCCATCAGCCAGGTTTTGCCGCGCCCGACGCCGCCCCACATATACAGCCCCTGCACCGGCCGCTGTTTAGGCGTTTCGCCGCCCTTGCCCAGCAGGCGGCTCAGTTTGCCGCGCAGGCCGACGCTCGGCGCGCTCGCGGCGGGCGCCTGCTGCAGCGCCTGATAAATGCGATCCAACTGCGTGACGGCCTGGCGTTGAACCTCATCGGCCTGATACTCCCCTGCAGCAAGCAGCCGCTGGTAGCGTGATAACGGTGATTGTGCCTGCATCTGTTCGATATTCCCTAAGAACGCTATCCCCTGCTTCTTTCAAACTGCCGCAGCTTGAAATCTATTGGGCATAAGAAATTATTTAACCAATTTTGGCGGCAAGTTGATGCCGTTTCGCACCGTTATCGCCTCAAATGTCCGCGCCGGACAATGCTGAAAAACCCCGTAAACATTAGGTAAAAGCTCATCAGGATTCCACTCGGACAAGGTTAACGGTTATAGTGGATATTATTAAGTGAAAAATCCCTGCGGAACAACGAAGTCAAAATAGGAGTCATCATGACCTGGGAGTATGCGCTGATTGGTTTGGTCGTCGGTATCGTCATTGGTGCGGTAGCGATGCGTTTTGGTAACCGTAAATTACGTCAACAACAAGTTTTGCAACACGAGCTGGATAAGAGCAAAACCGAGCTGGAAGAGTATCGTCAGGAGCTGGTCGGCCACTTTGCCCGCAGCGCCGAGCTGCTGGACAACATGGCGCGCGATTATCGCCAGCTGTACCAACACATGGCGAAAAGCTCCAATAACCTGCTGCCGGACCTGCCGCTCCAGGAAAACCCGTTCCGCTTTCGCCTGACCGAAGCCGAAGCGGACAACGATCAGGCGCCGGTAGAAATGCCGCGCGACTACTCCGAAGGCGCATCCGGCCTGCTGCGCGGCCAGGCGCCGCGCCGCGACTGACGCACCCGCCCGTGGGCCACGCCCACGGGTTCTCACTTTTTCGCTGCTGGTTTATCCCCTTCGCGCCGCGATCCGCCGCCGCAATGATTTACTGAACTTTTCACGCAAATTCACGGTCTTACCCTTCACTATGACGGCGCTGTTGCCTTATCATTCATATTTCATCGGCAGGTATTGAGAGAGCTAATCAATGAAGAAAAAGTCGTTAATTCTTAGTGCACTGGCAATGAGCATTGGCCTGACATTGGCCTCCGTACCGGCGGCCAGCGCCGCGATGCCGGTCGCCGTTCAGGGGCAGCCGCTGCCGAGCCTGGCGCCGATGCTGGAAAAAGTGTTGCCCGCAGTGGTCAGCGTACACGTTGAGGGCACCCAGGTGCAGCGTCAGCAGCAGCTGCCTGAGGAGCTCAAACGCTTCTTCGGCCCCAATTATCCTGGCCAGCAGCCGAGCGCTCGCCCGTTTGAAGGGCTGGGTTCCGGCGTCATCATCGACGCCGCCAAAGGCTACGTTCTGACTAACAACCACGTCATCAACAACGCCGATAAAATCCGCGTGCAGCTGAACGACGGCCGCGAGCTGGACGCCAAGCTGGTCGGCCGCGATGAACAATCCGATATCGCCCTGCTGCAGCTCAGCGACGTGAAAAACCTGACCGCCATTAAAATGGCCGATTCCGATCAGCTGCGCGTCGGCGACTTCGCCGTGGCGGTCGGTAACCCGTTTGGCCTCGGCCAGACCGCCACCTCCGGCATCATCTCGGCGTTGGGGCGCAGCGGCCTGAATCTGGAAGGGCTGGAAAACTTTATCCAGACCGACGCCTCGATCAACCGCGGCAACTCCGGCGGCGCGCTGGTTAACCTCAACGGCGAGCTGATCGGCATCAACACCGCCATTTTGGCGCCGAGCGGCGGCAACGTCGGCATCGGCTTCGCCATTCCAAGCAACATGGCGCAGAACCTCAGCCAGCAGCTGATCGAATTCGGCCAGGTGAAACGCGGCCTGCTGGGCATCAAGGGCAGCGAAATGACGCCGGACATGGCCAAGGCCTTCAATAGCGATGCCCAGCGCGGTGCCTTCGTCAGCGAAGTGCTGCCGAAATCCGCCGCCGCCAAGGCGGGCATCAAGGCCGGCGATATTTTAGTTTCCGTCGACGGTAAACCGGTCAGCAGCTTCGCCGAACTGCGCGCCAAGGTCGGCACCACTGCGCCGGGCAAAACCATCAAGGTCGGTCTGCTGCGCGACGGCAAGCCGCAGGAAGTGTCGGTCACGCTGGACAACAGCGAAAGCGCGTCCACCAATGCCGAAACCCTGTCCCCGGCGCTGCAGGGGGTTTCCCTCAGCAACGGCGCGCTGCCGAGCGGCGACAAGGGCGTGAAGGTCGATAACGTGGACAAAGGCTCAACCGCAGCACAGATCGGCCTGCAAAAAGGCGATGTGATTATTGGCGTTAACCGCCAGCGCGTTGACAGCATCACCGCCCTGCGCAAAGTGCTTGAAGCCAAACCACCGGTCATGGCGCTCAATGTGGTGCGCGGCAGCGAAACCATTTATCTGCTGCTGCGTTAATTTGTTTAAAAACCGGGCTCGGTAACATACTGCGCCCGGTTAACTCATGTTATCCTCCGAGCATCCTTAACCACACCCACTAAAACTCCATGTTTGCTAAGCTCTTGCGTTCCGTCGTTATAGGTCTCGTCGTTGCCGGTCTGCTGCTGGCCGCGCTGCCCATTTTGCGTTCCTCCAATAGTCTGTTCGCAGAAAAGCTTGAGAATACCAGCGACGAAACGCCGTTGAGCTTCAACAAAGCGGTGCGCCGCGCCGCGCCCGCCGTGGTGAATATCTACAACCGCAACCTCAACGGCACTCCTAACATACTGTCGCTGGGTTCCGGCGTGATCATGAACGAACGCGGTTATATCATCACCAACCGCCACGTGGTCAAGGACGCACAGCAGATTACCGTGGTGGTACAGGACGGCCGCCGCTATGAGGCGCTGCTGGTCGGCTCCGACAGCCTGACCGATCTGGCGGTGTTGAAGATCGATCCCGGCAATTTACCGGTGATCCCCATTAACAACGCCCGCACCGCCCACGTCGGCGACGTGGTGCTGGCGATAGGCAACCCGTATAACCTTGGGCAAACCGTCACCCAAGGCATTCTCAGCGCCACCGGCCGCATCAGTATGAGCACCACCGGCCGCCAGACCTTCCTGCAGACCGACGCTTCGATCAACCGCGGCAACTCCGGCGGCGCACTGGTCAACTCGCTGGGCGAACTGATCGGTATCAATACCCTGACCTACGATAAAATCACCGACGGCGAAACGCCTGAGGGCATCGGCTTCGCCATTCCGATCGAACTGGCCACCAAGATCATGGACAAGCTGATCCGCGACGGCCGCGTTATCCGCGGCTATTTCGGCATTCAAGGTAAAGAGATTATCCCGATTCGCTCGTCCAACTC is drawn from Serratia entomophila and contains these coding sequences:
- the gltB gene encoding glutamate synthase large subunit — translated: MLYDKSHERDNCGFGLIAHIEGEPSHKVVRTAIHALARMQHRGAILADGKTGDGCGLLLQKPDRFFRMVAEERGWRLAKNYAVGMMFLSQNEEEARASRRIVEEELQNETLSIVGWREVPTNPDVLGEIALSSLPRIEQIFVNAPAGWRPRDMERRLFVARRRIEKRVQDDSFYVCSFSNLVTIYKGLCMPADLPRFYLDLADLRLESAICLFHQRFSTNTVPRWPLAQPFRYLAHNGEINTITGNRQWARARTYKFQTPLIPDLQAAAPFVNETGSDSSSLDNMLELLLAGGMDLIRAMRLLVPPAWQNNPDMDTDLRAFFDFNSMHMEPWDGPAGIVMSDGRYAACNLDRNGLRPARYVITKDKLITCASEVGIWDYQPDEVVEKGRVGPGELMVIDTRSGRILHSAETDNDLKSRHPYKEWMEKNVKRLVPFEDLPDDRVGSRELDDAQLETYQKQFGYSSEELDQVLRVLGEIGQEATGSMGDDTPFAVLSSRPRIVYDYFRQQFAQVTNPPIDPLREAHVMSLGTNIGREMNVFCEAEGQAHRLSFKSPILLYSDFQQLTTLEGEYYRAETLDLTFDPAEQDLEQKIHALCDEAEQKARDGAVLLVLSDRAIAPNRLPVPAPMAVGAVQTRLVEQNLRCDANIIVETASARDPHHFAVLLGFGATAVYPYLAYETLAKLVDSQAIDKQYRDVMLNYRNGINKGLYKIMSKMGISTIASYRCAKLFEAVGLHRSLCDLCFQGVVSRIGGASFSDFQQDLQNLSKRAWLKRKPLEQGGLLKFVHGGEYHAYNPDVVSTLQKAVHSGDYGDYQAYAKLVNERPVAMLRDLLAITPQGAPIPVDQVEPAESLFKRFDTAAMSIGALSPEAHESLAIAMNSLGGFSNSGEGGEDPARYGTNKVSRIKQVASGRFGVTPAYLINADVIQIKVAQGAKPGEGGQLPGDKVTPYIAKLRYSVPGVTLISPPPHHDIYSIEDLAQLIFDLKQVNPKAVISVKLVSEPGVGTIATGVAKAYADLITIAGYDGGTGASPLSSVKYAGCPWELGLVETQQALVANGLRHKIRLQVDGGLKTGVDIVKAAILGAESFGFGTGPMVALGCKYLRICHLNNCATGVATQDDKLRRDHYHGLPERVTNYFQFIARETREIMAQLGVSQLVDLIGRTEFLTELDGISAKQNKLDLSPLLKTATPHPGKALYCTEGSNPPFDKGLLNKELLAQAEPHIEAKHSKTFYFDIRNTDRSVGAMLSGAIATVHGDQGMAADPIKAHFSGTAGQSFGVWNAGGVELTLTGDANDYVGKGMAGGSIAVRPPIGSAFRSHEASIIGNTCLYGATGGKLFAAGRAGERFAVRNSGAITVVEGIGDNGCEYMTGGIVCVLGKTGINFGAGMTGGFAYVLDEDGEFRKRVNPELVEVLDVDQLAIHEEHLRGLITEHVQATGSSRAEEILANWPEWAPKFALVKPKSSDVKALLGHRSRSAAELRVQAQ
- a CDS encoding glutamate synthase small subunit, with product MSQNVYQFIDLQRVDPPKKPLKIRKIEFVEIYEPFSETQAKAQADRCLSCGNPYCEWKCPVHNYIPNWLKLANEGRIMEAADLAHQTNSLPEVCGRVCPQDRLCEGSCTLNDEFGAVTIGNIERYISDKAIEMGWKPDMSHVQPTGKRVAVIGAGPAGLACADVLTRNGVKAVVYDRHPEIGGLLTFGIPAFKLEKEVMIKRRGIFSEMGIEFQLNTEVGKDVSMETLLNEFDAVFLGVGTYQSMRGGLENEEAPGVYDALPFLIANTKQLMGYEAEQHEPYVSMEGKRVLVLGGGDTAMDCVRTSIRQGATEVTCAYRRDEANMPGSKREVKNAREEGVEFKFNLQPLSIELNGAGRVAGVKMVRTQLGAPDANGRQVAEQVPGSEHVIDADAVVMAFGFRPHRMDWLAAHDVQLDKQGRILAPESTDNAFQTSNPKIFAGGDAVRGSDLVVTAIAEGRKAADGIMNYLEV
- the sspB gene encoding ClpXP protease specificity-enhancing factor, producing the protein MDMSQMTPRRPYLLRAFYDWLLDNQLTPHLVVDVTRPDVQVPMEFARDGQIVLNIAPRAVGNLELGNEEVHFNARFGGVPRQVSVPMAAVLAIYARENGAGTMFEPEAAYEAEGTFEGLDSETFPSESLMSVIDGDRPDIGDDQDPDDEPPQPPRGGRPALRVVK